One region of Hoeflea sp. 108 genomic DNA includes:
- the lgt gene encoding prolipoprotein diacylglyceryl transferase: MSEYLALPLAALPFPNIDPVIVQIGPLAIHWYGLGYIVGILFAWWYGKRLLATPRLWQDGTAPMKPEDLDDFLVWAAIGVVLGGRTGYVLFYDLARYIQNPLDIVAVWQGGMSFHGGLLGVTLAMVLFARRRGIPVWSLIDTVAAGVPVGLGLVRVANFINSELWGRVTNVPWAMEFPTGGPFLRHPSQLYEAFFEGLVLFFVLRFLTHSRLRLKTPRFIAGAFVCGYGLSRIFAEFFREPDQQIGYLAGNWLTMGMVLSTPMVLIGVWAMLAAKPAAPVAKPA, translated from the coding sequence TTGTCCGAATATCTCGCCTTGCCGCTGGCCGCGCTGCCCTTTCCGAACATCGATCCGGTCATCGTCCAGATCGGGCCGCTGGCCATCCACTGGTACGGCCTCGGCTACATTGTCGGCATCCTGTTTGCCTGGTGGTACGGCAAGCGCCTGCTGGCCACGCCACGGCTCTGGCAGGACGGCACGGCTCCAATGAAGCCTGAAGACCTCGACGATTTCCTCGTCTGGGCGGCGATCGGCGTCGTGCTCGGCGGCCGCACCGGCTACGTGCTGTTCTACGACCTCGCCCGCTACATCCAGAACCCGCTCGACATCGTCGCCGTCTGGCAGGGCGGCATGTCGTTCCATGGCGGCCTGCTCGGCGTCACGCTGGCCATGGTGCTGTTTGCCCGCAGGCGCGGCATTCCGGTCTGGTCGCTCATCGACACGGTGGCCGCCGGCGTGCCTGTCGGCCTCGGCCTCGTCCGCGTCGCCAACTTCATCAATTCCGAGCTGTGGGGCCGTGTCACCAACGTGCCGTGGGCAATGGAATTCCCCACCGGCGGGCCGTTCCTGCGCCATCCGAGCCAGCTTTACGAAGCCTTCTTCGAGGGCCTGGTGCTGTTCTTCGTGCTGCGCTTCCTCACCCACTCCAGGCTGAGGCTCAAGACGCCGCGCTTCATCGCCGGCGCCTTCGTCTGCGGCTACGGCCTGTCGCGCATCTTCGCCGAATTCTTCCGCGAGCCCGACCAGCAGATCGGCTATCTCGCCGGCAACTGGCTGACCATGGGCATGGTGCTGTCGACGCCGATGGTGCTGATCGGCGTCTGGGCGATGCTGGCGGCGAAGCCCGCAGCGCCAGTCGCCAAGCCGGCATGA
- a CDS encoding class I SAM-dependent methyltransferase: MTSLKQRITGLIAASGPISVSDYMAICLFDPEQGYYTTRQPFGAAGDFTTAPEVSQMFGELVAVWLYAAWQAAGRPASPVLAEIGPGRGTLMKDMLRVLKRLDPAFIAGASFALIETSPRLREVQKATLGQSGLEIAWHDSVAALAPAPLFIVGNELFDAIPTRQFVKLDNAWHERLVGLDEPGELAFVAGPATIEPALLPKGAAAAPEGAVFEFAPARSATMEQIAERIAASSGAGLFLDYGHLLAGIGDTLQALRRHRYEDVLASPGEADLTSHVDFAALAAAARAHGLAAQTATQGAFLLAMGLLERAGNLGASADEAGREKIRSEVERIAGPDAMGELFKVLAVTPTGTKVPFPIVS, from the coding sequence ATGACCAGCCTGAAACAGCGGATTACGGGCCTGATCGCGGCATCGGGCCCGATCAGCGTATCCGACTACATGGCGATCTGCCTGTTCGATCCTGAACAGGGCTACTACACGACAAGGCAACCCTTCGGCGCGGCGGGCGACTTCACCACCGCCCCTGAAGTCAGCCAGATGTTCGGCGAACTCGTCGCCGTCTGGCTCTACGCCGCATGGCAGGCGGCGGGCCGCCCCGCATCGCCTGTGCTGGCCGAGATCGGCCCCGGACGCGGCACGCTGATGAAGGACATGCTCAGGGTCCTGAAGCGGCTCGACCCCGCCTTCATCGCCGGCGCGTCCTTTGCCCTCATCGAGACCAGCCCGCGCCTGCGCGAGGTGCAGAAGGCCACGCTCGGCCAGAGCGGCCTTGAGATCGCCTGGCACGACAGCGTCGCCGCGCTGGCCCCGGCGCCGTTGTTCATCGTCGGCAACGAACTGTTCGATGCCATCCCCACGCGCCAGTTCGTCAAGCTCGACAATGCCTGGCACGAGCGCTTGGTCGGGCTCGACGAGCCGGGCGAACTCGCCTTCGTCGCCGGCCCGGCGACCATCGAGCCGGCGCTTCTACCGAAGGGGGCCGCTGCCGCGCCCGAAGGAGCCGTTTTCGAATTCGCTCCGGCGCGCAGCGCCACCATGGAGCAGATCGCCGAACGCATCGCGGCGTCAAGCGGCGCTGGGCTGTTCCTTGACTATGGCCACCTGTTGGCTGGCATCGGCGACACGCTGCAGGCGCTGCGCCGCCACAGATACGAGGACGTGCTGGCCAGCCCCGGCGAGGCCGACCTGACCTCGCATGTCGATTTCGCAGCCCTTGCCGCAGCGGCCCGCGCACATGGCCTTGCTGCCCAAACAGCCACCCAAGGTGCGTTCCTGCTGGCCATGGGGCTGCTTGAACGCGCCGGAAATCTCGGCGCTTCCGCCGACGAGGCCGGCCGCGAAAAGATCCGGTCCGAGGTCGAGCGCATCGCCGGCCCCGACGCCATGGGCGAGTTGTTCAAGGTGCTGGCGGTGACGCCGACGGGCACCAAAGTCCCCTTCCCGATAGTCAGTTGA
- the pgeF gene encoding peptidoglycan editing factor PgeF, whose translation MLNVSKPDPVRSTLLAGAEAQGIRHGYFTRAGGVSEGIYKGLNIGVGSDDDQAHVAENRRRVAAWMGVPADHLLSLYQVHSPDVVVASGPFPDGRPKADALVTNRPGIALGASSADCGPVLFADPQARVIGAAHAGWKGAFTGVLENTVTAMEGLGARRERILAVLGPSISAANYEVGPEFVARFVEADADNTRYFSPSINSGHHMFDLNLYTVDRLRRAGVTAEALNRCTYAEEDLFYSYRRTTHRKEADYGRQISAIALED comes from the coding sequence ATGCTGAACGTTTCGAAACCGGATCCGGTCCGCTCCACCTTGCTCGCCGGCGCGGAAGCCCAGGGCATCCGCCACGGTTATTTCACCCGCGCAGGCGGGGTTTCCGAGGGCATTTACAAGGGTCTCAACATCGGCGTCGGCTCCGACGACGACCAGGCCCATGTTGCTGAAAACCGCCGCCGCGTCGCCGCATGGATGGGCGTTCCGGCAGACCATTTGCTCAGCCTCTACCAGGTCCATTCGCCCGATGTCGTCGTCGCGTCAGGCCCGTTCCCGGACGGCCGTCCCAAGGCCGACGCGCTGGTGACGAACCGCCCCGGCATCGCGCTCGGCGCATCGTCGGCAGACTGCGGACCGGTGCTGTTCGCCGATCCCCAGGCGCGCGTCATCGGCGCGGCCCATGCCGGCTGGAAGGGCGCATTTACCGGCGTGCTCGAAAACACCGTCACCGCCATGGAAGGCCTGGGCGCCAGGCGCGAGCGCATCCTCGCCGTGCTCGGCCCGTCGATCAGCGCGGCCAACTATGAAGTCGGTCCCGAATTCGTCGCCCGCTTCGTCGAGGCCGACGCCGACAATACGCGCTACTTCTCGCCGTCGATCAATTCAGGCCACCACATGTTCGACCTCAACCTCTACACGGTCGACCGGCTGCGACGCGCCGGCGTGACTGCAGAGGCGCTGAACCGCTGCACCTATGCGGAAGAGGACCTTTTCTACTCCTACCGGCGCACCACGCACCGCAAGGAAGCTGATTACGGGCGGCAGATTTCGGCAATTGCATTGGAGGACTGA
- a CDS encoding Xaa-Pro peptidase family protein, translated as MALHFERSEFDARRDRLMIEMAEKKLDAIVLFAQESMYWLTGYDTFGFCFFQSLVMKADGAMTLLTRSADLRQARQTSTIDNIVVWTDRDGANPTLDLRNLLNDLDLLGMRIGVEYDTHGLTAFNGRRLDEQLQTFGQIVDASGIVGRLRLFKSPAEIEKAEKAASLGDDALDAALPLIKQGGDEAKILAAMQGAIFAGGGDYPANEFIIGSGADALLCRYKSGRRKLNKNDQLTLEWAGVYNHYHAPMMRTVLTGKASKRHQELYDASLAALLAVEKAMVPGNTFGDVFDAHARTLETHGLTRHRLNACGYSVGARFTPSWMDMPMFYQGNPEPIAPNMTLFAHMIIMDSETETAMTLGRTYLTTESVPKPLSRHDLDLIVR; from the coding sequence ATGGCGCTGCATTTCGAACGATCCGAATTCGACGCCCGCCGCGACCGGCTGATGATCGAGATGGCCGAAAAGAAGCTCGATGCCATCGTGCTGTTCGCGCAGGAGAGCATGTACTGGCTCACCGGCTATGACACCTTCGGCTTTTGCTTCTTCCAGTCGCTGGTGATGAAGGCCGACGGCGCGATGACGCTGCTCACCCGCTCGGCCGACCTGCGCCAGGCGCGCCAGACCTCCACCATCGACAACATCGTCGTCTGGACCGACCGCGACGGCGCCAATCCGACGCTCGACCTGCGCAACCTGCTCAACGATCTCGATCTGCTCGGCATGCGCATCGGCGTCGAATACGACACCCATGGCCTGACCGCCTTCAACGGCCGTCGCCTCGACGAGCAGTTGCAGACCTTCGGACAGATCGTCGATGCCTCCGGCATCGTCGGCCGGCTGCGCCTGTTCAAGAGCCCGGCCGAGATCGAGAAAGCCGAGAAGGCGGCGTCTCTCGGCGACGACGCACTCGACGCTGCCCTGCCGCTGATCAAGCAGGGCGGAGACGAGGCAAAAATCCTGGCCGCCATGCAGGGCGCCATCTTTGCCGGCGGCGGCGACTATCCCGCCAACGAGTTCATCATCGGCTCCGGCGCGGACGCCCTGCTCTGCCGCTACAAGTCCGGCCGCCGCAAGCTCAACAAGAACGACCAGCTGACCCTCGAATGGGCCGGCGTCTACAACCACTATCATGCGCCGATGATGCGCACGGTTCTGACCGGCAAGGCCTCCAAGCGCCACCAGGAGCTCTACGACGCATCGCTTGCCGCCCTGCTGGCGGTCGAAAAGGCGATGGTGCCGGGCAACACGTTCGGCGACGTCTTCGACGCCCACGCCCGTACGCTCGAGACCCATGGCCTGACCCGGCACCGCCTCAACGCCTGCGGCTACTCGGTCGGCGCCCGCTTCACGCCGTCCTGGATGGATATGCCCATGTTCTACCAGGGCAATCCCGAGCCCATCGCGCCCAATATGACGCTGTTCGCCCACATGATCATCATGGACTCCGAGACCGAGACGGCGATGACGCTGGGTCGTACCTACCTCACCACGGAATCTGTGCCCAAGCCACTTTCCCGCCATGATCTCGACTTGATCGTACGGTGA
- a CDS encoding ribose-phosphate pyrophosphokinase, protein MKLFAGNSNRVLAESVARYLNIPLGKASVRRFADQEIFVEIQENVRGEDVFILQSTSFPTNDHLMELLIMIDAFMRSSARRITAVIPYFGYARQDRRASGRTPISAKLVANMIARAGANRVLTLDLHAGQIQGFFDIPTDNLFSVPVMARDVKAKYKQLGNVTVVSPDVGGVVRARALAKRLDAQLAIVDKRRERPGESEVMNVIGDVAGKDCLLIDDIVDSGGTLCNAADALLAKGATSVTAYITHGVLSGGAVARITGSQLQELVITDSIQPTQAVMDAHNIRVASIGDLIGEAISRTASEESVSSLFD, encoded by the coding sequence ATGAAACTCTTCGCGGGCAATTCCAACCGGGTGCTGGCAGAGTCTGTCGCACGTTATCTCAACATCCCCCTGGGCAAGGCGAGCGTCCGGCGCTTCGCCGACCAGGAAATCTTCGTGGAAATCCAGGAGAACGTCCGCGGCGAGGACGTCTTCATCCTCCAGTCCACCTCCTTCCCGACCAACGATCACCTGATGGAACTGCTCATCATGATCGATGCCTTCATGCGCTCTTCGGCACGGCGCATCACGGCGGTCATTCCCTATTTCGGCTATGCGCGCCAGGATCGCCGCGCTTCGGGCCGCACGCCGATCTCGGCCAAGCTCGTGGCCAACATGATCGCCCGCGCCGGCGCCAACCGGGTGCTCACGCTCGATCTGCACGCCGGCCAGATCCAGGGCTTCTTCGACATCCCCACCGACAACCTGTTCTCCGTGCCGGTCATGGCGCGTGACGTGAAGGCCAAGTACAAGCAGCTCGGCAACGTCACCGTCGTCTCGCCTGACGTCGGCGGCGTGGTGCGCGCCCGTGCGCTGGCCAAGCGCCTCGACGCCCAGCTCGCCATCGTCGACAAGCGTCGCGAGCGTCCGGGTGAGTCCGAGGTGATGAACGTCATCGGCGACGTCGCCGGCAAGGACTGCCTGCTGATCGACGACATCGTCGATTCCGGCGGCACGTTGTGCAACGCGGCCGACGCGCTGCTCGCCAAGGGCGCCACCTCGGTCACCGCCTACATCACCCACGGCGTGCTGTCGGGCGGCGCTGTCGCCCGCATCACCGGCTCGCAGCTGCAGGAACTCGTCATCACCGACTCGATCCAGCCGACCCAGGCCGTCATGGACGCGCACAACATCCGCGTCGCTTCGATCGGCGACCTGATCGGCGAAGCCATTTCGCGCACGGCCAGCGAAGAGTCGGTGTCGAGCCTGTTCGACTAG
- the chrA gene encoding chromate efflux transporter — MDATPPRAAPSFGEATRTFAKIGLLSFGGPAGQIALMHKILVDEKRWLDEPRFLHALNYCMLLPGPEAMQLATYAGWLMHGTRGGLVAGLLFVLPGAIVITALSAIYMTVGHITLVQGLLFGLKAAVLAVVLEALIKVSKRALKNGSMVVLAIAAFVAIAFLKLPFPLIVLAAAAIGALLHLAGLAPSGARSADEDGVAYEMPEWTRPSARRFFTTLGVWLAIWFLPMIVLWQALGPTHVFTAEAAFFSKMAAVTFGGAYAVLAYVAQQAVEVYGWLKADEMLTGLGLAETTPGPLILVLVFVGFLGGARLSTLAPLAGGMAGAAVTLWFTFVPCFLWIFVGAPYVETVRNVRWLASALAAVTAAVVGIIANLAVWFALHVLFGNFRDVAWGPLMLPAPDLGRFDWVAAAIAVGAGVALIRFKANMILVLAISALTGMAWQLA; from the coding sequence ATGGATGCCACGCCGCCAAGAGCCGCGCCCTCCTTCGGGGAGGCGACGCGGACCTTCGCCAAAATCGGCCTGCTGTCCTTCGGCGGGCCGGCCGGGCAGATCGCGCTGATGCACAAGATACTGGTCGACGAGAAGCGCTGGCTCGACGAGCCGCGTTTCCTGCATGCGCTCAACTATTGCATGCTGCTGCCCGGACCGGAGGCGATGCAGCTCGCCACCTATGCCGGCTGGCTGATGCACGGCACCAGGGGAGGGCTGGTGGCGGGACTGCTGTTTGTGTTGCCCGGGGCCATTGTTATCACCGCCCTGTCGGCCATCTACATGACCGTCGGCCACATCACGCTGGTGCAGGGCCTGCTGTTCGGGCTCAAGGCGGCCGTGCTCGCGGTCGTGCTCGAGGCGCTGATCAAGGTGTCGAAACGGGCGCTGAAGAACGGCAGCATGGTCGTTCTCGCCATTGCCGCCTTCGTGGCAATCGCCTTTCTCAAGCTGCCGTTTCCGCTGATCGTGCTCGCTGCGGCGGCCATCGGTGCGCTGTTGCATCTGGCCGGGCTCGCGCCATCGGGCGCGAGGTCTGCCGACGAGGACGGCGTCGCCTATGAGATGCCGGAATGGACGAGGCCGAGCGCGCGGCGCTTCTTCACCACGCTCGGTGTCTGGCTGGCGATCTGGTTCCTGCCGATGATCGTGCTGTGGCAGGCGCTCGGGCCGACCCATGTCTTCACGGCCGAAGCCGCGTTCTTTTCCAAGATGGCGGCGGTAACGTTCGGCGGCGCCTATGCGGTGCTGGCCTATGTCGCCCAGCAGGCGGTGGAGGTCTATGGCTGGCTGAAGGCGGACGAGATGCTGACGGGCCTGGGCCTGGCGGAAACAACGCCCGGGCCTTTGATCCTGGTGCTGGTCTTTGTCGGTTTCCTCGGCGGCGCGCGCCTTTCGACGCTGGCCCCGCTGGCCGGCGGCATGGCGGGCGCCGCGGTGACGCTGTGGTTCACCTTCGTGCCGTGCTTCCTGTGGATCTTCGTCGGCGCGCCCTATGTCGAGACGGTGCGCAATGTGCGCTGGCTGGCGAGCGCGCTGGCGGCGGTGACGGCGGCCGTCGTCGGCATCATCGCCAATTTGGCCGTGTGGTTTGCCCTGCATGTGCTGTTCGGCAATTTCAGGGACGTGGCGTGGGGGCCGCTGATGCTGCCGGCGCCCGATCTCGGCCGGTTCGACTGGGTCGCGGCAGCCATTGCGGTTGGTGCCGGTGTGGCCTTGATCCGCTTCAAGGCCAACATGATCCTGGTGCTGGCGATCTCGGCGCTTACAGGCATGGCGTGGCAGCTGGCATGA
- a CDS encoding chromate resistance protein ChrB domain-containing protein, with protein MPRMISLQELIRLVGTDKCPSIVDVRRKMVFDAAPTRIAAALWRDHMKVDEWLPQMPAGRPIVVYCAHGHNVSEIALAKLLASGADAAMLEGGMDAWLAAGGPVVARQAPELEAGLSRPSEWVTRARPKIDRIACPWLIRRFIDPLAVFHFVTAEWVKDVADETGAIPYDIKDVHYSHRGDDCTFDTLIAEFGLTDPALLRLARIVRGADTARLDIEPQAAGLLAISLGLSAIEDDDHAQLEKGMTVYDGLYGWCRYATDETHNWPARAV; from the coding sequence ATGCCCAGAATGATCTCATTGCAGGAATTGATCCGTCTCGTCGGCACCGACAAGTGCCCGTCAATCGTCGATGTGCGCCGCAAGATGGTGTTCGACGCCGCTCCGACACGGATCGCCGCCGCCTTGTGGCGGGACCACATGAAGGTGGACGAGTGGCTGCCGCAGATGCCGGCAGGGCGGCCGATCGTCGTTTATTGCGCCCATGGCCACAATGTCAGCGAGATCGCGCTGGCGAAGCTTCTGGCATCAGGCGCCGATGCCGCCATGCTCGAAGGCGGCATGGATGCCTGGCTTGCCGCCGGCGGCCCTGTCGTGGCTCGGCAAGCGCCTGAGCTTGAAGCGGGGCTGTCGCGACCGAGCGAATGGGTGACGCGGGCGCGGCCCAAGATCGACCGTATCGCCTGTCCCTGGCTGATCAGGCGCTTCATCGACCCGCTGGCGGTGTTCCACTTCGTCACGGCTGAATGGGTGAAGGACGTCGCCGACGAGACCGGCGCCATCCCTTATGACATCAAGGACGTGCATTATTCGCATCGCGGCGACGACTGCACCTTCGACACGCTGATTGCGGAGTTCGGCCTGACCGATCCGGCACTCCTGCGTCTTGCCCGCATCGTCAGGGGAGCTGATACCGCGCGGCTTGACATCGAGCCGCAGGCTGCGGGACTTCTCGCCATATCGCTCGGCCTGTCGGCCATCGAAGACGACGATCATGCCCAACTCGAGAAGGGTATGACTGTCTACGATGGCCTCTATGGCTGGTGCCGCTACGCGACCGACGAAACCCACAACTGGCCAGCAAGGGCGGTTTGA
- a CDS encoding sulfite exporter TauE/SafE family protein has translation MQDLLPLHLPTATIVVLVIAAFVAGCARGFSGFGGALIFVPVASSLIGAKLAVPLLLIVDLVLTPGLIPKAWRNADRANVGVMALGAVIGVPTGTYLLTHVDGVVIRWAIVAIVAGLLALLMSGWRYHGRPHAGLTAAVGMTSGLFSGAAQVGGPPVVAYWLGGAIPPLTVRANIVLYFAISSVLSIASYLIAGLLTWETVGLSLTIGPTFALGLYIGSHLFSRANEATFRRICYGLIAAAAVIGLPALDGVLR, from the coding sequence ATGCAAGATCTTCTGCCCCTCCACCTGCCGACAGCGACCATCGTGGTGCTCGTCATTGCCGCCTTCGTCGCCGGCTGCGCGCGCGGCTTCTCGGGTTTTGGCGGGGCGTTGATCTTCGTGCCGGTGGCAAGTTCGCTGATCGGGGCCAAGCTCGCGGTGCCGCTGCTTTTGATCGTCGACCTGGTGCTGACGCCGGGGCTCATTCCCAAGGCATGGCGCAATGCCGACCGCGCCAATGTCGGCGTCATGGCGCTTGGCGCAGTCATTGGCGTGCCGACAGGCACCTATCTTCTCACCCATGTCGACGGCGTGGTGATCCGCTGGGCCATCGTCGCCATCGTGGCCGGGCTGCTGGCGCTCCTGATGTCGGGCTGGCGCTATCACGGCCGCCCGCATGCCGGCCTGACTGCGGCCGTCGGCATGACCTCGGGGCTGTTTTCGGGGGCTGCCCAGGTCGGCGGGCCGCCCGTCGTGGCCTACTGGCTTGGCGGGGCTATCCCGCCGCTGACGGTGCGGGCGAACATCGTGCTCTATTTCGCCATATCGAGCGTTCTGTCGATCGCGAGCTACCTCATCGCCGGGCTTTTGACCTGGGAGACGGTGGGGCTGTCGCTGACGATCGGGCCGACCTTCGCGCTCGGCCTTTACATCGGCTCGCACCTGTTCAGCCGCGCCAACGAGGCGACCTTCCGGCGCATCTGCTACGGGTTGATCGCCGCCGCCGCTGTTATCGGCCTGCCGGCGCTGGACGGCGTGTTGAGATGA
- a CDS encoding 50S ribosomal protein L25/general stress protein Ctc, whose translation MSETYELKAEARELVGKGSAREVRRNGKVPAVIYGDKQPPLAIALSYKDIFYKIHGGGFLTTIATIDVDGKKIQVLPKDYQLDPVRDFPMHVDFLRVGKNTEVNVQVPVHFINEEKSPGIKRGGTLNIVRHEVEFHCPANAIPEFITVDLDGTDIGDSIHISAVKLPKGVKPVISDRDFTIATIAGTSASKSEEGAAEATAEA comes from the coding sequence ATGAGCGAAACTTACGAGCTCAAGGCCGAAGCACGCGAACTGGTCGGTAAGGGGTCCGCCCGTGAAGTTCGTCGCAACGGCAAAGTGCCTGCAGTCATTTACGGCGACAAGCAGCCTCCCCTGGCCATCGCCCTGTCCTACAAGGACATCTTCTACAAGATCCATGGCGGCGGCTTCCTGACCACGATCGCCACGATCGACGTCGACGGCAAGAAGATCCAGGTCCTGCCCAAGGACTACCAGCTTGACCCGGTCCGTGACTTCCCGATGCATGTCGATTTCCTGCGCGTCGGCAAGAACACCGAGGTCAACGTCCAGGTTCCGGTTCACTTCATCAATGAAGAGAAGTCGCCCGGCATCAAGCGCGGCGGCACGCTGAACATCGTCCGTCACGAGGTCGAGTTCCACTGCCCGGCCAACGCGATCCCCGAGTTCATCACCGTCGATCTCGACGGCACCGACATCGGCGACTCGATCCACATCTCGGCCGTCAAGCTGCCGAAGGGTGTGAAGCCCGTCATCTCCGATCGCGATTTCACCATCGCAACGATCGCCGGCACCTCGGCGTCGAAGTCGGAAGAAGGCGCGGCCGAGGCTACCGCCGAGGCGTAA
- the pth gene encoding aminoacyl-tRNA hydrolase — MLLFAGLGNPGAQYQNNRHNVGFMAADAIARRHSFSPWTKKFKGLISEGNIAGEKIILIKPLTFMNLSGQSVGEAMRFYKLAPSDLTVFYDELDLAAGKVRVKIGGGAGGHNGIRSIDQHIAKDYRRVRIGIGHPGVKEMVHGHVLGDFAKADKEWLEVLLDLMADNADLLTKGDDNGFMNKVTVGLRDKLQPTSADDTPPPKAPKPQAPKAQSHIRQARPNQPAVKVPETGPMAAMLKKLLGKE; from the coding sequence ATGCTGCTCTTTGCAGGTCTCGGCAATCCGGGTGCGCAGTATCAGAACAACCGGCACAATGTCGGCTTCATGGCGGCGGACGCAATTGCCCGCCGCCATTCGTTTTCGCCCTGGACGAAGAAGTTCAAGGGCCTGATTTCTGAAGGCAACATCGCCGGCGAAAAGATCATCCTGATCAAGCCGCTGACCTTCATGAACCTGTCCGGCCAGTCGGTCGGCGAAGCCATGCGCTTCTACAAGCTCGCCCCTTCCGATCTCACCGTCTTTTATGACGAGCTTGACCTCGCCGCCGGCAAGGTGCGCGTCAAGATCGGCGGCGGCGCCGGCGGCCACAACGGCATTCGCTCCATCGACCAGCACATCGCCAAGGATTATCGCCGCGTCCGCATCGGCATCGGCCATCCCGGCGTCAAGGAAATGGTCCATGGCCATGTGCTTGGCGACTTCGCCAAGGCCGACAAGGAATGGCTGGAGGTATTGCTCGACCTCATGGCCGACAACGCCGACCTTCTGACCAAGGGCGACGACAACGGCTTCATGAACAAGGTCACCGTCGGCCTGCGCGACAAGCTGCAGCCGACAAGTGCTGACGACACCCCGCCGCCGAAGGCGCCCAAGCCGCAGGCGCCGAAGGCCCAGAGCCACATCCGCCAGGCCCGCCCGAACCAGCCTGCCGTCAAGGTCCCCGAGACCGGCCCGATGGCCGCGATGCTGAAGAAGCTGCTCGGCAAGGAATAG
- a CDS encoding GFA family protein, protein MQSKTASCSCGQLSIEVSGAALGVGVCHCLACQRRTGSVFAALAAFAPPYTATGTASEYLRVGDRGSRYIFRFCPVCGTNLFHTEIGAERAFVAVAVGGFADPDFPPPEDSVYDCRRHSWVVLPPGTKAYDKDPD, encoded by the coding sequence ATGCAATCCAAAACCGCATCCTGCTCCTGCGGGCAGCTCAGCATCGAAGTTAGCGGCGCGGCGCTCGGTGTCGGTGTGTGCCATTGCCTCGCCTGCCAGCGTCGCACCGGCAGCGTCTTTGCCGCCCTTGCCGCCTTCGCCCCGCCTTACACGGCCACGGGCACGGCGAGCGAATATCTGCGCGTCGGCGACAGGGGCTCGCGCTACATCTTCAGGTTCTGCCCGGTCTGCGGCACCAACCTGTTCCACACCGAAATTGGCGCCGAGCGTGCCTTTGTGGCGGTCGCGGTCGGCGGCTTCGCCGACCCGGATTTTCCCCCTCCCGAGGATTCCGTCTACGACTGCCGCCGCCACTCATGGGTCGTCCTGCCTCCGGGAACCAAGGCCTATGACAAGGACCCTGACTGA
- a CDS encoding dihydrofolate reductase family protein translates to MATTGTDDVIYMFAMSLDGFIAREDGTFDWLDNFPADDDYDFSSFMASLSGMVMGRSTYEATRRHDEWAYGQYPCLVATSRPLENLPENAEAMAGTPAEMLANLRARGATGRIWLFGGGDLARQFMDAGLLDTIEIGTIPVILGSGIPAFGGIQADRWLDLAFAKPLANGAVHAQYRVRR, encoded by the coding sequence ATGGCGACAACAGGCACAGACGACGTCATCTACATGTTTGCAATGTCGCTCGACGGCTTCATCGCCCGCGAGGACGGCACGTTCGACTGGCTCGACAATTTCCCGGCCGACGACGACTACGACTTTTCGAGCTTCATGGCCTCGCTGAGCGGCATGGTGATGGGCCGCAGCACCTATGAAGCCACCCGGCGGCATGACGAATGGGCCTACGGCCAATACCCTTGCCTGGTTGCCACCTCGCGCCCGCTCGAAAACCTGCCCGAAAACGCGGAGGCAATGGCCGGCACGCCAGCCGAAATGCTTGCCAATCTTCGCGCACGCGGGGCCACCGGCCGCATCTGGCTGTTCGGCGGCGGCGACCTCGCCCGGCAGTTCATGGATGCCGGCCTGCTCGATACGATCGAGATCGGCACCATCCCCGTGATCCTCGGCTCCGGCATCCCGGCTTTCGGCGGCATACAGGCGGACCGCTGGCTCGATCTGGCCTTTGCCAAGCCCTTGGCCAATGGCGCAGTCCATGCGCAATACCGCGTGCGACGCTGA